One window from the genome of Helicobacter pylori encodes:
- the atpC gene encoding ATP synthase F1 subunit epsilon: protein MALLKISVVVPEGEVYTGEVKSVVLPGVEGEFGVLYGHSNMITLLQAGVIEIETENQKEHIAINWGYAEVTNEWVDILADGAVFIKKESDDRDDAISRAKKLLEDASSDRLAVSSVLAKIESL from the coding sequence ATGGCTTTGTTGAAAATTAGTGTGGTAGTTCCTGAGGGGGAGGTTTATACAGGAGAGGTTAAAAGCGTTGTGTTGCCAGGAGTTGAAGGGGAATTTGGGGTGCTTTATGGGCATAGCAACATGATTACTTTGCTTCAAGCGGGAGTGATTGAGATTGAAACCGAAAACCAAAAAGAGCACATTGCGATCAATTGGGGCTATGCAGAAGTTACTAATGAATGGGTGGATATTTTAGCCGATGGGGCGGTCTTTATTAAAAAAGAATCAGATGACAGAGATGATGCTATCTCTAGGGCTAAAAAGCTTTTAGAGGACGCAAGCTCTGACAGGTTAGCGGTCTCTAGCGTGCTGGCTAAAATTGAGTCTCTTTAA
- the atpD gene encoding F0F1 ATP synthase subunit beta: protein MEGRIIQVLGPVVDVEFESYLPAIFEALDINFEVNGTQKALVLEVAAHLGGNRVRAIAMDMTEGLVRNQIVKARGKMIEVPVGEEVLGRIFNVVGESIDNLEPLKPSLTWPIHRKAPSFEQQSTKTEMFETGIKVIDLLAPYSKGGKVGLFGGAGVGKTVIIMELIHNVAYKHNGYSVFAGVGERTREGNDLYFEMKEGGVLDKVALCYGQMNEPPGARNRIAFTGLTMAEYFRDEKGLDVLMFIDNIFRYAQSGAEMSALLGRIPSAVGYQPTLAGEMGKLQERIASTKNGSITSVQAVYVPADDLTDPAPASVFAHLDATTVLNRKIAEKGIYPAVDPLDSTSRILSPQMIGEKHYEVATGIQQVLQKYKDLQDIIAILGLDELSEEDKKTVERARKIEKFLSQPFFVAEVFTGSPGKYVTLQETLEGFGGILEGKYDHIPENAFYMVGSIQEVLEKAKNMKNS from the coding sequence ATGGAAGGTAGAATCATTCAGGTTTTAGGCCCGGTGGTAGATGTGGAGTTTGAATCCTATCTACCGGCGATTTTTGAAGCGTTAGACATTAATTTTGAAGTCAATGGCACTCAAAAAGCTTTAGTTTTAGAGGTGGCGGCCCATTTGGGCGGTAATCGGGTGCGAGCGATTGCTATGGATATGACAGAAGGCTTGGTGCGTAACCAGATCGTCAAAGCTCGTGGCAAAATGATTGAAGTGCCTGTGGGTGAAGAAGTGTTGGGGCGTATTTTTAATGTTGTGGGCGAGAGCATTGACAATTTAGAGCCGCTTAAGCCGTCTTTAACTTGGCCCATTCACAGAAAAGCCCCTAGTTTTGAGCAACAAAGCACTAAAACAGAAATGTTTGAAACCGGTATTAAAGTCATTGACTTGCTCGCGCCTTATTCTAAGGGCGGTAAAGTAGGCTTGTTTGGCGGGGCTGGCGTAGGGAAAACGGTGATCATTATGGAGCTTATCCATAATGTGGCTTATAAGCATAACGGGTATTCGGTGTTTGCAGGTGTGGGGGAGCGCACCAGAGAAGGGAACGATCTGTATTTTGAGATGAAAGAAGGGGGCGTTTTAGACAAAGTCGCGCTGTGCTATGGGCAAATGAATGAGCCACCAGGCGCAAGGAATCGCATCGCATTCACCGGCTTGACAATGGCGGAGTATTTTCGTGATGAAAAGGGCTTAGATGTGTTGATGTTCATTGATAACATCTTTAGATACGCTCAAAGCGGTGCGGAAATGAGTGCGTTATTAGGCCGTATCCCTTCAGCCGTGGGGTATCAGCCCACGCTAGCCGGGGAAATGGGGAAACTTCAAGAGCGTATCGCTTCCACTAAAAATGGCTCTATCACTTCCGTTCAAGCGGTGTATGTGCCGGCCGATGACTTAACTGACCCAGCTCCTGCTTCGGTGTTTGCACATTTGGATGCGACCACGGTGTTGAATAGAAAGATCGCTGAAAAAGGGATTTATCCTGCAGTTGATCCTTTGGATTCCACTTCAAGGATTTTAAGCCCTCAAATGATCGGCGAGAAGCACTATGAAGTCGCTACCGGTATCCAGCAGGTTTTGCAAAAATACAAGGATTTGCAAGACATTATTGCGATTTTGGGATTAGACGAATTGAGCGAAGAGGATAAAAAAACGGTTGAAAGGGCCAGAAAAATTGAGAAGTTTTTATCCCAGCCGTTTTTTGTGGCTGAAGTGTTTACGGGAAGTCCCGGTAAATACGTGACTCTTCAAGAGACTTTAGAGGGCTTTGGAGGGATTTTAGAGGGTAAATACGATCATATTCCTGAGAACGCGTTTTACATGGTGGGCAGCATTCAAGAGGTTTTAGAAAAAGCTAAAAACATGAAAAATTCCTAA
- the atpG gene encoding ATP synthase F1 subunit gamma has protein sequence MANLRDIRKKIGSVKNTQKITHAMKLVSTSKLRKAEEVARNSRAYALKLDAVFDDVLSKMKNQGIEDIQSKYFRELERLEIKKVDIIFITADKGLCGGFNTNTIKKVLACTNEYKEKDIKVRLRGIGKKGNEYFSFNGIEVLDKINNLSSMPNYERAQEFMKKVVEDYLSGKTDKVIIIHNGFKNMITQEIRVKTILPIGYKIIHQNPQPSETQETITSEPSGSEYEILDSLAEKYVEYSLYYALIDSLAAEHSARMQAMDTATNNAKDLVKTLTISYNKARQEAITTELVEINAGVEALK, from the coding sequence ATGGCGAATTTAAGAGACATTAGAAAGAAAATTGGAAGCGTTAAAAACACGCAAAAAATCACGCATGCGATGAAGCTCGTTTCCACTTCCAAGCTAAGAAAAGCCGAAGAAGTTGCAAGAAATTCTAGAGCGTATGCACTGAAACTAGACGCCGTGTTTGATGATGTGCTATCCAAGATGAAAAATCAAGGGATTGAAGACATTCAAAGCAAGTATTTTAGGGAACTAGAAAGACTTGAAATCAAAAAAGTGGATATTATTTTTATCACAGCCGATAAGGGGCTTTGTGGGGGTTTTAACACCAATACCATTAAAAAAGTTTTAGCATGCACGAATGAATACAAAGAAAAAGACATTAAAGTGCGTTTGCGCGGTATTGGTAAAAAGGGCAATGAGTATTTTAGCTTTAATGGGATAGAGGTTTTAGACAAGATCAATAATTTGAGTTCTATGCCTAATTATGAACGCGCGCAGGAATTCATGAAAAAAGTGGTAGAGGATTATTTGAGTGGGAAAACCGATAAGGTGATTATCATTCATAATGGCTTTAAAAACATGATCACTCAAGAAATAAGAGTCAAAACAATTTTGCCTATTGGGTATAAAATCATCCACCAAAACCCCCAGCCTAGTGAGACGCAAGAGACTATTACCAGCGAGCCAAGTGGGAGTGAATATGAAATTTTAGACTCTTTGGCAGAAAAATATGTGGAGTATAGTTTATACTATGCTTTGATTGATTCTTTAGCCGCAGAGCATAGCGCTAGAATGCAGGCTATGGATACAGCGACGAATAACGCTAAAGATTTGGTTAAAACTTTAACCATTTCTTATAATAAAGCCAGACAAGAGGCGATTACGACCGAGCTAGTAGAAATCAATGCTGGCGTAGAAGCCCTAAAATAA
- the atpA gene encoding F0F1 ATP synthase subunit alpha, producing MSQLKLEEISSVIEEKIKNFELDCDMAEVGKVVSYADGVAKVYGLNGVMSYEVLEFETGDKGVAANLEEDSVGVIVFGFGNNIKEGTGVKRTKNLMKVPVGDAVVGRVLNALGEPIDGKGEIETNEFSLIEQKAPGIMDRKSVHEPLQTGIKAIDALVPIGRGQRELIIGDKQTGKTTVAIDAIINQKGQNVICIYVAIGQKESTVAQVVRKLEEYGAMEYSVVINASASDSAAMQYLAPYSGVAMGEYFRDHARHALIIYDDLSKHAVAYREISLILRRPPGREAFPGDVFYIHSRLLERAAKLCDEKGAGSLTALPIVETQAGDVSAYIPTNIISITDGQIFLETDLFYSGIRPAINVGLSVSRVGGAAQIKATKQVSGTLRLDLAQYRELQAFTQFASDLDEASKKQLERGQRMVEVLKQAPYSPLPIEKQVVIIYAGAKGFLDSVSVKKVVDFEEQLHPFLEAKYPQVLEEIHTKKALDKDLEAMLRKVLEEFKLTYSE from the coding sequence ATGTCCCAACTAAAATTGGAAGAAATCAGCTCGGTTATTGAAGAAAAGATCAAGAATTTTGAACTTGATTGCGATATGGCTGAAGTCGGCAAGGTCGTTTCATACGCTGATGGTGTGGCTAAGGTTTATGGCTTAAATGGTGTGATGTCGTATGAAGTGCTGGAGTTTGAAACAGGGGATAAAGGCGTTGCAGCTAACTTAGAAGAAGATAGCGTTGGCGTGATTGTGTTTGGTTTTGGCAACAATATTAAAGAGGGGACTGGCGTTAAACGCACGAAGAATTTGATGAAAGTTCCTGTTGGCGATGCGGTTGTAGGGCGTGTGCTAAACGCTTTGGGTGAGCCTATTGATGGCAAGGGTGAGATAGAAACGAATGAGTTTAGCCTAATAGAGCAAAAAGCCCCAGGCATTATGGACAGAAAATCGGTGCATGAGCCTTTACAAACTGGCATTAAAGCCATTGATGCGTTGGTGCCTATTGGGCGCGGGCAAAGGGAATTGATCATTGGGGATAAACAAACCGGTAAAACCACCGTAGCGATCGATGCAATCATTAACCAAAAAGGGCAAAATGTGATCTGTATCTATGTGGCTATTGGGCAAAAAGAATCCACTGTCGCGCAAGTGGTCCGCAAATTAGAAGAATACGGAGCGATGGAATACAGCGTCGTGATCAACGCTTCGGCTTCCGATTCAGCTGCGATGCAATATTTAGCCCCTTATTCAGGTGTGGCTATGGGGGAATACTTTAGAGATCATGCCCGCCATGCCCTAATCATTTATGATGATTTGAGTAAGCATGCTGTCGCTTACAGAGAAATTTCTTTGATTTTGAGAAGACCCCCAGGTAGGGAGGCTTTTCCTGGAGATGTGTTTTATATCCACTCACGGCTTTTAGAAAGAGCGGCTAAACTTTGCGATGAAAAGGGTGCCGGCTCTTTGACCGCACTCCCTATTGTGGAAACTCAAGCGGGCGATGTTTCAGCTTATATCCCTACGAATATCATTTCTATTACAGACGGGCAAATTTTCTTAGAAACGGATTTGTTTTATTCAGGGATCCGCCCGGCTATTAATGTGGGCTTGTCGGTTTCAAGGGTTGGAGGGGCCGCTCAAATCAAAGCGACCAAGCAGGTTTCAGGGACTTTGCGCCTGGATTTAGCGCAATACAGAGAGTTGCAAGCCTTCACGCAATTCGCTTCTGATTTAGATGAAGCGAGTAAAAAGCAATTAGAAAGGGGGCAACGCATGGTGGAAGTGCTGAAACAAGCCCCTTATTCGCCCTTGCCCATTGAAAAGCAAGTGGTCATTATTTACGCTGGGGCTAAGGGCTTTTTAGACAGCGTGAGCGTGAAAAAAGTCGTGGATTTTGAAGAGCAACTGCACCCTTTCTTGGAAGCAAAATACCCCCAAGTTTTAGAAGAAATCCACACTAAAAAAGCGCTGGATAAGGATTTAGAAGCCATGCTAAGAAAAGTCTTAGAGGAATTTAAGCTCACTTATAGCGAGTAG
- a CDS encoding F0F1 ATP synthase subunit delta, with translation MQDLKVISKHYAKALKNHTKSDLALLEEIVVGLKNAIEAIKLHKLNQVLAHVSLKVKKEVVFEILEKITSTKACSVLKPVMEVVLKNNRLEMLELIIQELSFDSKKTLEATLLVPQKLENNELEAVQQKLQARFNAPVEIAQDTWSKKGVSLSVSSLDLEIGFSKEDILKKIEKQVIQSI, from the coding sequence ATGCAAGATTTAAAAGTGATCTCTAAGCATTATGCTAAGGCGTTGAAAAACCACACTAAAAGCGATTTAGCGTTATTGGAAGAAATTGTTGTGGGGCTTAAAAATGCAATAGAAGCCATAAAATTGCACAAACTCAACCAGGTGTTAGCCCATGTTTCTTTAAAAGTGAAAAAAGAGGTTGTGTTTGAAATCTTAGAAAAAATAACTTCCACAAAAGCATGTTCAGTGTTAAAGCCTGTAATGGAAGTGGTGTTAAAAAATAACAGGCTTGAGATGCTGGAATTGATCATTCAAGAGCTGTCTTTTGATTCTAAAAAGACTTTAGAAGCCACGCTTTTAGTCCCACAAAAGCTTGAAAATAATGAGCTGGAAGCCGTGCAGCAAAAATTGCAAGCACGTTTTAACGCTCCTGTAGAAATCGCTCAAGACACTTGGTCTAAAAAAGGGGTTTCTTTGAGCGTTTCAAGCCTGGATTTAGAAATAGGCTTTTCTAAAGAAGATATTTTAAAGAAAATAGAAAAACAGGTTATTCAATCTATTTAA
- a CDS encoding F0F1 ATP synthase subunit B yields the protein MVLVKMVLGFLILLSPLCATGLDISQTDIIERSLNFLLFAGILWYFLAKKLRAFLHSKSLEISKRLEEIQAQLKVSKENKKKLLKELEQAKEKAELIISDANKEAYTITQKYELQTKMDVENLIKNSKALMDLEVKKIKRELVESVFKDLRESKKVSFNAQDCVNILKQRL from the coding sequence ATGGTGTTAGTTAAAATGGTGTTAGGGTTTTTAATCCTTTTAAGCCCTTTGTGTGCTACTGGATTGGATATTTCACAAACAGATATTATAGAGCGATCTTTAAATTTCCTCTTATTTGCGGGGATTTTGTGGTATTTTTTGGCTAAAAAACTGCGAGCGTTTTTGCACTCCAAAAGCCTTGAAATCTCCAAACGATTAGAAGAGATTCAAGCCCAACTTAAAGTGAGTAAAGAAAATAAGAAAAAACTCCTTAAGGAATTAGAGCAAGCCAAAGAAAAAGCTGAATTAATTATTTCTGATGCGAATAAAGAAGCTTACACGATCACGCAAAAATACGAATTGCAAACCAAAATGGATGTGGAAAATTTGATCAAAAATTCTAAGGCGTTGATGGATTTAGAAGTTAAAAAGATCAAAAGAGAGCTGGTTGAAAGCGTTTTTAAAGATCTAAGAGAGAGCAAAAAAGTCTCTTTCAATGCACAAGATTGCGTGAATATTTTGAAACAAAGGCTTTAA
- a CDS encoding FoF1 ATP synthase subunit B' yields the protein MNISVNPYLMAVVFIVFVLLLWAMNVWVYRPLLAFMDNRQAEIKDSLAKIKTDNAQSVEIGHQIETLLKEAAEKRREMIAEAIQKATESYDAVIKQKENELNQEFEAFAKQLQNEKQVLKEQLQVQMPVFEDELNKRVAMGLGS from the coding sequence ATGAATATATCGGTTAACCCCTATTTAATGGCGGTCGTTTTTATAGTGTTTGTGTTATTGTTGTGGGCGATGAATGTTTGGGTGTATAGACCTTTGTTGGCTTTTATGGATAACAGACAGGCAGAGATAAAGGATAGCTTGGCTAAAATCAAAACGGATAATGCCCAAAGTGTGGAGATTGGTCATCAAATTGAGACTCTTCTTAAAGAAGCGGCTGAAAAGCGTAGGGAAATGATAGCAGAAGCGATTCAAAAAGCTACAGAGTCCTATGACGCTGTGATCAAGCAAAAAGAGAACGAACTCAATCAAGAGTTTGAAGCGTTTGCGAAGCAATTACAAAATGAAAAGCAAGTCTTAAAAGAGCAGTTGCAAGTGCAAATGCCGGTATTTGAAGACGAATTAAACAAGCGTGTGGCTATGGGTTTAGGGAGTTGA
- a CDS encoding ParB/RepB/Spo0J family partition protein, with the protein MAKNKVLGRGLADIFPEINEVYEQGLYERANRVVELGIDEVMPNPYQPRKVFSEDSLEELAQSIKEHGLLQPVLVVSENGRYHLIAGERRLRASKLAKMPTIKAIVVDIEQEKMREVALIENIQREDLNPLELARSYKELLESYQMTQEELSKIVKKSRAHVANIMRLLTLSSKVQNALLEEKITSGHAKVLVGLDGEKQELILNSIIGQKLSVRQTEDLVRDFKINANFENKKHGFKQTQTLIAEDELERFNQSLWDHYKLKAALKGNKIILRCYENSLLEAFMKKMMS; encoded by the coding sequence ATGGCAAAAAATAAAGTGTTGGGTAGGGGTTTAGCGGATATTTTCCCTGAAATCAATGAAGTGTATGAGCAAGGGCTGTATGAAAGAGCGAATCGGGTTGTGGAGCTTGGTATTGATGAGGTGATGCCTAATCCTTACCAGCCCAGGAAGGTCTTTAGCGAAGATTCTTTAGAAGAATTAGCGCAATCCATTAAAGAACATGGTTTGTTGCAACCGGTTTTGGTGGTGAGTGAGAACGGGCGTTACCATTTGATCGCTGGTGAAAGGCGTTTAAGAGCGAGCAAATTGGCTAAAATGCCTACGATTAAAGCGATTGTTGTGGATATTGAGCAAGAAAAAATGCGTGAAGTCGCTTTGATTGAAAATATCCAGCGAGAAGATTTAAACCCTTTGGAGTTGGCTAGATCTTATAAAGAATTGCTTGAAAGCTATCAAATGACCCAAGAAGAGCTGTCTAAAATCGTTAAAAAATCCAGAGCCCATGTGGCTAATATCATGCGTTTATTGACGCTCTCTTCTAAGGTTCAAAACGCTCTTTTAGAAGAAAAAATCACTTCAGGGCATGCAAAAGTTTTGGTGGGTTTAGATGGAGAAAAACAAGAATTGATTTTAAATTCCATCATAGGGCAGAAACTCAGCGTGCGCCAGACGGAAGATTTAGTGCGTGATTTTAAAATAAACGCAAATTTTGAAAATAAAAAACATGGTTTCAAGCAAACCCAAACGCTCATCGCTGAAGATGAATTAGAACGCTTTAATCAAAGTTTGTGGGATCATTACAAGCTTAAAGCGGCTTTGAAAGGGAATAAAATCATTTTACGATGTTATGAAAATTCTCTTTTAGAGGCTTTTATGAAAAAAATGATGTCTTAA